Below is a genomic region from Spirosoma radiotolerans.
TCCACTCACCGGCAAACTCCCAGGCTCGTTCGTCGACCACCACATTGGTGAAGTTGGATACCGATAAATTTGTTACATCGGCTAGCCCAGCCCGCTTCCGTACGGCATTCAGCGCGGTGTATGCATCCGCGCTGACACCACCACCCGACCGGGCCTGTGCCTCAGCATAAACCAGCAGGACGTGGGCGTAACGAATCATGTGCACCGGCATCGATGACTGGTAATTCGTGTTGTCAGCCAGTCTGAATTTACGGTAGTAGGGGTGCTTTGACTGACTATCCTGCCACGAAATTTTGGTGCCATCGGGCTTTATAAATTCGGTGTAAAATGTAATGTCTTTGCGTTTGCCCGCTGGAAATCGATTAAAGAATCCTACTTCCGCAAAAAAGTCATCCCATCCATTTTCGTCGCCCGGTGTGGCCGAACTGCCATAGAATGCATTGGCTGAACCCCCGTAGTTGACCGACGTCTGGAACGAAAATACTTCTTCCGATGTGCCAACCGAAGCAGGCGTTCCCGACCAGAGTGTTGCCAGATCGGGGACCAGATCAAAGCCATAACTAGCTTTGTTATCAATCACCTCTTTTGCTTTAGCAGCTGCCAGCGCATACTTGGACGCATCTTTTATTGGCCAGCCGCCTTCGGTCAGGTATACATCTGCCAACAGAGCTTTAACCGAACCTTTGTTGGGCCGTCCCGCATCGCGTTTAGTCGTTGGCACGAGCGTTTCAGCCTGCAACAGATCGCTTTCAATTAGTTTGTAGATATCAGCAGGTGCGCTTTTTTGAATCGATAGCAAATCATTCGTAAAGTCGGCGCTCGTAATCAAGGGAATGTTGCCGTAGCCACGAACCAGCCAATAGTAGCCCAATGCTCGTAGAAAGTAGGCTTCACCCACAATAGCATTAATGGTATTTTGGTCCCCGGCCACGGTCTTATAATTGTTGATAATGTTGTTAGCACCTTGAATGGTCTTATAGCAACCGCTCCAGATCTGAGAAAGCCTTGAGTTCGATGACACTACATCAAATTGATCGGTCTGTCGGAATTCGGCTTTGTTTCCACCACTGAGGGAGGTAACGTCATCGCCCCCCATTACATAGGCTTCCAGGGCGGAGGTAAGAAAACCACGCGCCCAGGTGCGCAGCATACCTTTATACGTACCGGTTAGAGCCGCTTCCAGCCCAGCAACATCCTGAATGGCGTTAGTCCCGACAACCTGTCCTTCGGGTACTTCGTTGAGATAATCGTTGCAGCCAGCCAGGGACAGAAAAAGACAAAGTATGATTAATTTTTTCATGACATTACTGAGTATAGGATGTTAAAAAGTTAAGCTCAAACCACCGGTAATCGTCTTTGAGTTGGGATACGATCCATAATCGATATTTTGGCCGATATCGCCGGAGCCATTGGAGGTTGACTCCGGGTCGATGCCTTTGTATTGAGTGAAGGTCAGCAGGTTGGTTGCGCTCACGAAAACGCTTACGGTACCAATGTTTTTCAGCGTCGATTTGGGCAGATTGTACGACAGGCTGATATTTTTCAAACGTACAAAATCACCTTTCTCTAAAAAACGGGTTGACTGCACGTAAAAATTTTCCTTTACGTTGCTGAACGCCGGAATATCCGACGTTTCGTTAACGCCGGGAATATACCGGTTCTTGATATCGGCAAACGTTGGCTGCCGTGCATCCGTGCTACCGACTATCCCATTGGCATAGGTGTAATTAAGTTTGCTAAAATCAAATAAACCTTGAAAGAAGATGTTCAGTGACAGGCGTTTATAAGTAAACGTGTTGTTCCAGCCCAACGATGTTCTTGGCTGTCCGTTACCAATCACCTGATAGTCTGCTGCGTTAATCACCCCGTCGCCATTTAAATCCTGATAGTGAGCATCACCAGGTTTTTCGCCATAACGAGTCGCCATATCGGCCTCGTTCGGTTTCCAGGTACCCATGTAGCGTAATCCCCAGAAGGATGTCAGAGACTGTCCCGGAATCAGGACGAACTCGTTCGACGCATAGATAGTATCACTAGTCGAACTTAAACTCACAACCTTGTTTTGGAGTAGAGATACGTTGAATGAAGTATTCCAGCTGAAGTTATTCTTGTCGATCGGCGTTGCTTCCAGGGAGAATTCCCAACCCTTGTTCTGCACCCGACCTACGTTGCGAAGGATGCTGTTGCCACCAACATAGTCCGGCAAGGGTTGGTTTAACAACAGATCACGGGTGTTTTTTACAAAGTAGTCGACTGAAAGGGTTACTTTTCCGTTCAGAAAAGACATGTCTGCCCCCCCATTTATTTGCTCCGTCGTTTCCCACTTTAAATCCGGATTGCCTGGGTTACCGAGGATGATACCATTGGTAACGCCATTGGTGAAGTAGCCCGATCGAAACGCGACGGCTGCATCATCCACATTGGTGATGTAGGTAGACAGAGTTCCATAGGGATTTATGCCCTGATTACCCGTTAAACCCCAGCTACCCCGTATTTTCAGGTTGCTGAACAGGTGCTGTGACTGCATAAACTTCTCTTCCGACAGTTTCCAGCCCAGCGCCATGGATGGGAAAACACTATATCTGTTCTTTCCCTGAAACTTGGACGAACCATCCCGACGAACCGTCGCTGACACCAAGTAACGGTCTTTCAAGGCGTAGTTGACCCGCCCTAAGTACGATAACAAACTCCATTTTCCGTATCCCGAACCAATCTGATTGGACTCGGCCAGTGCCAAGTTGTTATAGGACTGAGCCGGATAGGTTAAATTAGCTGCATTGGCGTAAAACGATTCGCCGGTTTGCTGCTGGGTTTCAAAAACGCCAGTTATATCCAGCCGATGGATGGCATTGAATACCCGTTTAAACGTCAGCGTATTGGTATTTTGCAGCGTGATCTGCTCACCCGATGTCCGGCTGGCGCGCGGTAAACGGTTTGCAATCACTGGGCCGGAGTAATATTTACCCTGCTGGTTATTATAATTGACCCCATACTGAACATCCAGGGCCAGGCCGGGAATAAACTCGTAGCGTACACCCCCAATCAGGTTAGCTGTCGTGCTATTGGTGCGATTGTCGGCATCGGTAGTTAGGGCAACCGGGTTTTCGAAAATCGACCCAACCGGGTCGCGATAGGTATAGTTACCATCAGCATCCCGAACAGGCGTGGTAGGTGCCCAGGCAAATGCCTGGGCAAGTGCACCCGACCGGGCAGCGGTACCGCCGGTGTTATGATTCTCGCGCCGGGTTCCGGTGAAGTTCAACCGTACCGAAAACTTATCCGAAATCTGCGAAGCGATGTTGGAGCGGATCGCGTAACGCTTGTAATCAGAGTTATTGATAATACCATTCTGATTCAGGTAGTTAGTCGAAATTAAATACGTAGTCTTTTCGTTTCCGCCCGAAACACCCAATTGATACTCTTGACCAACGGCTTTGCGGAGTATCTGATCCTGCCAGTTAGTGCCACTGTTTTGCTGATAGCCCGCGATTTGAGCCGGTGTATAGATCGGATTACCACCGGTTGCCACCTGCCGCTCATTAACCACCTGGGCAAAGTCAGCTGCATTCAGCGTATTAATTTTTTTGAGTACTTCAGATGTCGAGATGCGGGTGTTAAAATTAACCTGCATGCCTTTTTTACTGCCCCCTTTGGTGGTAATGATAATCACGCCATTAGCACCCCGGCTCCCGTAAATAGCCGTGGCTGACGCATCTTTTAGAACTTCCATCGAGGCAATATCCTGCGCGTTGATGTTGTTGAAATCTGCCCCGACGAAGCCATCGACCACGTACAGCGGACTGTTATCTCCGTTAATGGAGTTGGAGCCTCGAATACGAATACGAACATCGCCCCCTGGTGCACCAGCTGAACTAGTAACCTGAACGCCGGCCGCCCGACCCTGCAACGCTTGATCCAAACGGGTAACCGGCTGATCTTTAAAGTTTTCGGCTGAGATTGATGTTAACGCGCCTGTTACATCGCCTTTGCGTTGCGTTCCGTACCCCACTACAACAACTTCATTCAACGACTTGACATCGGTTACAAGTACGATTTCCAGCCGCGTACGGTTGTTTACCAGCACTTCCTGTGTGACATAGCCAATCGACGAAACGACCAGCGTATGTGCACCACTTTCGGGCAGATTCAACTTGAATTGACCATTGGCATCGGTCGTTGTACCAACAGAACCACTCCCCTTGAGTACGATTGTTGCTCCAGGAACGGTACCCCCGGTATTATCGATTACCTGTCCGGCAACAACGACGTCAGCATTCTTCTCGGTAAGAAACATAGGCGTAGTTTCGATCACCTGTTGCTGACCGGATAAAGGCATGCGCTTTAAAAGTACTTGATCACCAGACACTTCATACGTAATTTTTAAAGGTGTCAGCAACTCATTCAGCACAATGGCTAGTTTTACATCTTTTACTTTAAGCGAAGTGGCTCGTCCAGCCTGAATCAACTCCGGACTGTACATGAAGCGAATTCCTGAGACTTTAGCTAGTTTATCGAGAATGGTTTCTACTTTCTGATTAGTCACCTGGAGCGTTATCCGGCGATTAAGTAAATCTTGTCCATAGCCATTACGAGCCAATGCGAAGCTGGTAAATAGGGCTATAAAGACAAGCTGAACAAGACTAAGGCGCATTATATAGAATAGCACGTTTTTCAAGGGTATTATTTTCTTCATGTTGAGGGTATGTTAAGAATATACTGAGTAATACAGATTATTGACAGGGTTTTCCGTTAATGGTGATTTGCTGGCCGCTTACTTGGTAGGTAGCCTCTAGAATGGTACAGATCCATTGTAGTTTTTTCTGGAGTGGTTCATCGCCCAGGGTAGCCGACAGACTGCAATTCGCCATGACTTCCCGGTCAAAGACGATAGATACACCATATGCTTTTTCTAGTGAAGAAAATACAGTTGCGATGGGTGTTGCTTTAAAGTCAAAGGAGGGATGAACGTTTGGTGTTTTTACTTCCGTCCGGGTCAGGCGGGCATCTGTTCGCTCGTAGGTTGCTTGTTGATTGGGCATCAGCACCATCCCTGTCAGTTCGAGGTTATTTTGTAGTACATTAGCTTTTGGATCTGTTTGCGCGAAAACAGCAACTTTTCCGGTTCTGACCACTACAATTACCTGCTCAGCTTTCTGATGAGCTTTTATAGTAAAACTGGTTCCTAGAACTTTCGTAACCAGGCCGTTGGCATACACGAAGAAGGGCTTCCTTGGCTCTTTGGTTACTTCAAAGAAAGCTTCTCCCGACATATACACTTCACGCTTGGCACCCACAAATACTCGAGCGTAACGAACCCGGCTGTTTTTTCGCAGCACCACTGAACTTCCGTCTGGTAGTAACACATGCATGGCAGGTCTGTCAGTATTGGCAATTGATATCAATTGGTCTGATTGGACTGACAGATCACTTGGTGAATTGGTTTTCCCGACCTGATGAGTACTATATTGCTTGGTATACTGCGTATAGGTAAACCAGCACAGACCCAACAAGAGCACAATTGACGCTGCGACTACCCAGCGGTAGAAGACAGGATATTGAACCTGAATTATTTTGGGCCTAGTTAATGCTTCCTGGTGCTTAGCTCTACTCAGCACTTGCTGTACCCGATCCTGGATATCTTGCTTTGATAAAGTTTCCGGTCGGCCCTGAATCGCTAGTATCGTTAAGCGAGCCTGCTCCAACACTTCTTGGCCTATAGGATCATTCTTAACCAAACTCTCCCAGTAACCGTCATCTTCCGGAGCCTGGCCAATAGCCCATTGAACAAATCGAGGATTTTCTAAAAACTGCTCGTAGAGTTTGTCTCTTTGTTGCATGCTAATCTTGTCATGATTAAACTCTTCAGTGCTATTATCCAAACGAGGATGCTTACATACTCACTTAATGAATTTTTTTTAGAAAAAGTGGAAATGTGCTGAGCACTATTTGGCACGGTATGAATAAAAAAATTAAGTCTGATGGGGAAGCTTAGGAGTAATTCGAAGGGTTGAACTGAAGCCCCGGTAAACCGTAGTAAGTCCATTTTTTCTTATTAATTAAATAAAAATGGAGTTGACAATAGCTTGCTTCAGACGTCAACTGAAGGAATGAGGATACGGGCAGAACCGGCCCGCTTATGGTGATTATGCCCTGAACCCAATAAAGTGAGCCAGTGAAAAGTAGAGTAAAACACTTAAATTTCACTAGGAATTGGAAAGAGAAATGAAAGCAGCACGATTTTCCGAATCGCAGATCGTGGCGAGCGCACCGGCGCCCCGGTCTTAAACAGCTAGACAGCGGTCAGACGGTCGCTCAAATTACCCGCGAACATGGCGTCAGTGAAGCCACCTTTTCCAACTGGTCAAGCGCTATGGCAAACCGGAGCGGTTAGGGAGCGAAAATAGGTGGTCCGCCACCGCGGCCTGAATTTATTAATCAGGCTTTGCAGGATTGGTGTAAAGATCAGTCAATTGAATTGTGTTGGATTGAACGGCAGCGGCCGACCGTCGGGTAACCCCACCCAAAACGCTTATATTGAGCGTTTCAACGGGACCTTTCGTCGAGAGGTTTTGGACGCTCACATTTTCACAAGTACTCGGCAAGTACGGCGCGTAGTGGATGAGTGGCTGGTGGAGTACAACACGGAACGTCCTCAGCAGGCTTTGAAATTTATGACGCCCGTTGAATATCGACAGGCGGCTTAAATTCCAGTCAAAACTGGCTCATCAAACGGGGTAAGGACACACTCACTCTATAAGCGTGTTAGTAAAACCCTCTTATTTTAACCAGAAATACAGCCTCGATTAGTCATGACTCATCAAGGCTAGCTTATTTCTTGTTGAACCATTGAATGTACTCCAATAGGTTGTTATCCGGATCGCTAAAATAAACCCATGTTTCCTCTCCCTCGATGAGCAGCGGGCCTTTAACAATGGGAATGCCTTTCGCTTGTAGATCAGCAACGGCACTAGCCATGTCCAACACCTCCAGACAGTAATGAGGACAGAAGGGTTTGCGGATGGTGGGAATAATGTACTCATTGACTAAATCTTGAATGAGTTCTAGGCGCGCCGTGCCTAGCGACACAAACGCATATTCTTCCTGCTCTTGCTGATTGATGGCTCGGTGATCGAGCTGAAAACCTAGCTTTTGGGTATAGAAATGAATGGCCTCATCCATACTTTTGACTTGAAATCCACAGTGGTCTGCCTTCATGCTAAGGAGTTAGTAAAGAAAATGTAGTGGTTAAAGGGGCAAAAGTAGGCTACCACCGGCTAGAAAGCAGATGCTGTATTGGCCAGTTATGAACTGATATTACCTTACTGATTCTGTCAAATAGCCCGCGGTGGCATGCCACTTGACAAGTACTCAAAAACAATTATCTCGAATAAGGCTCCTCAAAATGAGATAGTTACTGAATGGCTGTATAGGGGCTTAGATATTACTCAATCTCGGCCACCCAAACAGATTTTCCATGGGCAGTTGCGGCTGCCCAATTAGAACGATTACTATAGATTATGGTCCCGCGACCCTTGCTTTGTAATCCTGCTGGCAGATAAGTCAGACAACTAATCGTGCTAATCAAATAATTGACCGTTTAGCAACACTTTTTGATCGGTGACCCATCAGCCAGCACTTACCGCTATCTCTACCTTTGCCCGGTAATCTAAAACAATAAGCTGATGATAAACCTAGCTGATGAGCTACTGAATGACCAGGCCAGCGCACGCTCATTCACCTTAAAAAGTAATGAACTGGGTGGGCAACTGGCCCAGCAACACTATAGCAATGGGATGGAATTTGCTGGCCAAAACCAGTCCCCACAGCTTTTCTGGGAGAACCCGCCCCAGCACACCAAAGCGTTTGCGGTGACCATGTATGACTTAGACGCACCAACGGGTAGCGGGTTATGGCATTGGGTGGTCTTCAACATACCGGCAGGGGTCCATGAACTCAAGGCGGATGCCGGAGACCCGACTCAAAATTTGCTGCCCCAGGGAGCCGTACAAAGTAAGTCAGATTTAGGCGTTCCTGGCTATGTAGGGGCCGCCCCGCCAAAAGGACCCGCTCATCGGTATTTAATTACCGTCTATGCCCTCTCCCAAAACCTGGCGTTGGATCAGCAGGCCACCCCAGCTTTGGTAGGATTTAGTATGCATTATGTTACATTAGCTAAAGCCTCCTTACTGGTTTATGGGCAAAAGTAATAATTGTAAGTAGGGTATTTTGGGACGTTTTGCCATGATTGGAAACAAGTTAAACCCATGAACACACATACTACCCAAAGCATACGGCGGTCCTCCAGTCTGGTAGCAGAAGTTGAGTCGATTGCCATCTGTCACTATGCGTCTCAAGCAGGCAGCATCAAGAATCAGATTACGCTCCGTCAGAATCTGTTCAGTTTCCTGCTGGAAGGGGAAAAAACGGTTTATTATGCGGGGACAAGCGTACAAATCAAGCCGGGTCAGTTTCTATTGCTTTCAGCCGGAAACTGCTTGATGAGTGAAAAGACGGCGGGCAAGTCCGGACGCTATCAAAGCTTGTTGATCTCCTTTGATAACAACCTGCTGGCTGATTTTTTCATTCGGCATTCGCAGACTCTTCAAACGTCCATTGACAAGGGGCATGAGGAGCCTTTTCTCCAGTTTGAGCAAGACAGTTTTCTAGCCAATTACCTTGAATCACTCCATCAACTATTGGGCGTTGATGGGTCAATATCACCGGGTATGCGAGCGGTTAAATTGGAGGAGTTGCTGTTGTATTTGAATCAAACCCATCCTGGCCATTTACAAAGGCTGC
It encodes:
- a CDS encoding TonB-dependent receptor, translating into MKKIIPLKNVLFYIMRLSLVQLVFIALFTSFALARNGYGQDLLNRRITLQVTNQKVETILDKLAKVSGIRFMYSPELIQAGRATSLKVKDVKLAIVLNELLTPLKITYEVSGDQVLLKRMPLSGQQQVIETTPMFLTEKNADVVVAGQVIDNTGGTVPGATIVLKGSGSVGTTTDANGQFKLNLPESGAHTLVVSSIGYVTQEVLVNNRTRLEIVLVTDVKSLNEVVVVGYGTQRKGDVTGALTSISAENFKDQPVTRLDQALQGRAAGVQVTSSAGAPGGDVRIRIRGSNSINGDNSPLYVVDGFVGADFNNINAQDIASMEVLKDASATAIYGSRGANGVIIITTKGGSKKGMQVNFNTRISTSEVLKKINTLNAADFAQVVNERQVATGGNPIYTPAQIAGYQQNSGTNWQDQILRKAVGQEYQLGVSGGNEKTTYLISTNYLNQNGIINNSDYKRYAIRSNIASQISDKFSVRLNFTGTRRENHNTGGTAARSGALAQAFAWAPTTPVRDADGNYTYRDPVGSIFENPVALTTDADNRTNSTTANLIGGVRYEFIPGLALDVQYGVNYNNQQGKYYSGPVIANRLPRASRTSGEQITLQNTNTLTFKRVFNAIHRLDITGVFETQQQTGESFYANAANLTYPAQSYNNLALAESNQIGSGYGKWSLLSYLGRVNYALKDRYLVSATVRRDGSSKFQGKNRYSVFPSMALGWKLSEEKFMQSQHLFSNLKIRGSWGLTGNQGINPYGTLSTYITNVDDAAVAFRSGYFTNGVTNGIILGNPGNPDLKWETTEQINGGADMSFLNGKVTLSVDYFVKNTRDLLLNQPLPDYVGGNSILRNVGRVQNKGWEFSLEATPIDKNNFSWNTSFNVSLLQNKVVSLSSTSDTIYASNEFVLIPGQSLTSFWGLRYMGTWKPNEADMATRYGEKPGDAHYQDLNGDGVINAADYQVIGNGQPRTSLGWNNTFTYKRLSLNIFFQGLFDFSKLNYTYANGIVGSTDARQPTFADIKNRYIPGVNETSDIPAFSNVKENFYVQSTRFLEKGDFVRLKNISLSYNLPKSTLKNIGTVSVFVSATNLLTFTQYKGIDPESTSNGSGDIGQNIDYGSYPNSKTITGGLSLTF
- a CDS encoding helix-turn-helix domain-containing protein, coding for MNTHTTQSIRRSSSLVAEVESIAICHYASQAGSIKNQITLRQNLFSFLLEGEKTVYYAGTSVQIKPGQFLLLSAGNCLMSEKTAGKSGRYQSLLISFDNNLLADFFIRHSQTLQTSIDKGHEEPFLQFEQDSFLANYLESLHQLLGVDGSISPGMRAVKLEELLLYLNQTHPGHLQRLHLKSQEATDELLIRQAVSASLDHPVTLEELAFLCHVSLSTFKRRFAHLYGNSPTKWFLEKRMQKAARLLRQDKLKASEIYNELGYENLSSFIQSFKQLYGMTPKQYQVSTLAGTDPNP
- a CDS encoding integrase core domain-containing protein encodes the protein MVRHRGLNLLIRLCRIGVKISQLNCVGLNGSGRPSGNPTQNAYIERFNGTFRREVLDAHIFTSTRQVRRVVDEWLVEYNTERPQQALKFMTPVEYRQAA
- a CDS encoding RagB/SusD family nutrient uptake outer membrane protein, translated to MKKLIILCLFLSLAGCNDYLNEVPEGQVVGTNAIQDVAGLEAALTGTYKGMLRTWARGFLTSALEAYVMGGDDVTSLSGGNKAEFRQTDQFDVVSSNSRLSQIWSGCYKTIQGANNIINNYKTVAGDQNTINAIVGEAYFLRALGYYWLVRGYGNIPLITSADFTNDLLSIQKSAPADIYKLIESDLLQAETLVPTTKRDAGRPNKGSVKALLADVYLTEGGWPIKDASKYALAAAKAKEVIDNKASYGFDLVPDLATLWSGTPASVGTSEEVFSFQTSVNYGGSANAFYGSSATPGDENGWDDFFAEVGFFNRFPAGKRKDITFYTEFIKPDGTKISWQDSQSKHPYYRKFRLADNTNYQSSMPVHMIRYAHVLLVYAEAQARSGGGVSADAYTALNAVRKRAGLADVTNLSVSNFTNVVVDERAWEFAGEWTRWFDLQRLELVETANAPANKAADDLKPIGSITKSSYWYPVPIGDANINTNL
- a CDS encoding FecR family protein, producing the protein MQQRDKLYEQFLENPRFVQWAIGQAPEDDGYWESLVKNDPIGQEVLEQARLTILAIQGRPETLSKQDIQDRVQQVLSRAKHQEALTRPKIIQVQYPVFYRWVVAASIVLLLGLCWFTYTQYTKQYSTHQVGKTNSPSDLSVQSDQLISIANTDRPAMHVLLPDGSSVVLRKNSRVRYARVFVGAKREVYMSGEAFFEVTKEPRKPFFVYANGLVTKVLGTSFTIKAHQKAEQVIVVVRTGKVAVFAQTDPKANVLQNNLELTGMVLMPNQQATYERTDARLTRTEVKTPNVHPSFDFKATPIATVFSSLEKAYGVSIVFDREVMANCSLSATLGDEPLQKKLQWICTILEATYQVSGQQITINGKPCQ
- a CDS encoding VOC family protein — its product is MKADHCGFQVKSMDEAIHFYTQKLGFQLDHRAINQQEQEEYAFVSLGTARLELIQDLVNEYIIPTIRKPFCPHYCLEVLDMASAVADLQAKGIPIVKGPLLIEGEETWVYFSDPDNNLLEYIQWFNKK
- a CDS encoding YbhB/YbcL family Raf kinase inhibitor-like protein encodes the protein MINLADELLNDQASARSFTLKSNELGGQLAQQHYSNGMEFAGQNQSPQLFWENPPQHTKAFAVTMYDLDAPTGSGLWHWVVFNIPAGVHELKADAGDPTQNLLPQGAVQSKSDLGVPGYVGAAPPKGPAHRYLITVYALSQNLALDQQATPALVGFSMHYVTLAKASLLVYGQK